The genomic region GATGTTCCAGTAAACCAGAAAGAGTCCGATCAACATCCCCAGGTCGGCGATACGGTTCATGATGAACGCTTCGTTCGCCGCCCATGTGGCCGATTCTTTGTGGTACCAGAATCCGATGAGTCCCCACGAGCACAGACCGACCCCTTCCCATCCGATGAAAAGTCCCGCAAAGTTGTCGCTCATGACGAGAACCATCATCGAAAACACGAATGCCGACAGCCATGAGAAAAAGCGGTTGAATCCCTTGTCGTGGTCCATGTACCCGATCGAATAGATGTGAACGACCGTCGAGACGACGGTAACGACCATCATCATGACGACACTCACCTGATCGACGACGAAACCGAACGGAATGTACAGATCTCCCGTCGCCATCCACGTCATCAGTTCGACGTGTACCGTATGCCCGCTCATGACGTGGTTTAGCAAAACGGCGCTGCTGAGGAACGAAACGAACAGCAGACCCGACGTCACGTAGCCTGTGAGCTTGGTTTTGGGCGACGCGCCGAAGAGCGCCGCAAACAACGACCCGGCCAGCGGAGCGAAGAGGGCAAGATATAAGTAGAGTTCCATACATTATCCTCGCATTGAAGTCATTTGATCGAGATCGATCTTACCGGTACGTTTGTACCACACGATGAGCAGTCCCAGACCGACCGCTACTTCCGACGCCGCAATCGCGATGATAAAAAAAGCAAACATCTGTCCGCTCAGATCGCCGATGTAATGTGAAATCGCCGCAAACGCGATGTTGGTCGCATTGAGGAGGATTTCGGTCGCAAAAAACAGCATCAGCAGGTTTTTGCGGCGCATGACTCCGATCAGGCCGATCGCGAACAGCACGGTCGACAAAACCAGATAATGGGTAAGGGTAATTTCCATCAGTGTTCCCCTCTCTCTTGGTGTGTTGGATTCGATGCGTGCATCATCTCAATCTCCTCTTCGGCCATCAACGTGAGCGATTTGTCCATTTTCTTGCCGGCGAGAACGATCCCCGCGATCATCGCTACCAGGAGCATGACCGCCGCCACTTCGAACGGTACGAGGTATTTGGTAAACAAGACCATACCGACCGCCTGCGAGTTGCCCACTTCGGGGTTGATCGGGTAGAGCGCCTGGATGTTGTTGGAGACGATCGGTGCGACGAAAATCGCCACAACCAAAACGGCCGCCAGCACGCCGAGGACAAACACGATCTGAGGGTTGGTCCGTTTTTCGACGACGTTGCGGGTCGTATCGAAAAACATCATCCCGAACGCATAAAGTGCCATGACCGCACCGGTATAGACGATAATCTGGATCGCGCCCAGGAAATCGGCACCGAGGATAAAGAAAAACGCCGAGATAAAAATCATCCCCGCCGCCATCGCCGTGATGGCGTAGAGTGCCTGCGACGTCATGACGGTAATCGTAAACATGACAATCGTCAAGGCTGCAAACAGATAAAAAGCGATTGCTTCAAACATTCCTACTCCTTAATACGCAAGCGGGGTCTTTTTGACCGACGCGTCGCTTCCCGGGATTACGGCACCGAAGCCCGGATACTCTTCCTGCGCTCCCGCCTTGAGCAGATCAAGAGGGGTGAGCATATCGTCTTTGATGACGAAATGGGCACGCTGCTCGGAGGCGTTTTCATAACGCGGGCCGTGGACGATCGCCAGTTCCGGGCACACTTCCGCACAGTAACCGCAGAAGATGCAGCGCCCGAGGTTGATGCTGTACTCGGTCACCTCTTTACGGCTGTTCTCGTCGATCCGCGTATCCATCCGGATACAATCGGAGATACAGATCTTTTCGCACAGTCCGCATCCGATGCAGCGCTCATATCCCGATTCCCACAAGCGAAGGAGCTTGTGAACCGCGCGGTAACGCGGACCGATCGGAAGTTTCTCTTTGGGATACTGGACGGTGTGGATGTCGAATTTGATCATCTCCCGCAGTACGACCCACAAACCGACGAACAGCTCGCCGCTGAACGTCCGGCGGACCACCTGTTTGAACTTGTCCCATCCGCTCTCGGGATAGCTTTCGATATCGACGTAATAGTAGGCGCTTTTTTCGCTTACGTTACGGTCGGTAAATATCTCTTCGTGTCCATGATGCATACCACTACCCCCTTAGAACATCATCACGATGCCGGTAACGATAACGTTGAGCACGGCGATCGGCATTAAAACTTTCCAGCACAGCCACATGAGCTGGTCGGGACGGACATCCGGCCACGCGGCACGGGTCCATAGGAAAAAGAAGAAGAAAAACGCGACCTTGAGGATCAGCTGTACCGCCCCCGCAATCGTACCGTCACCGAAACCTCCGAGGAAGATGATCGCCATGACGAACGAAATAAAGAACATGTTCGCGTATTCCCCGATAAAGAACAGACCCCAGCGCATCCCCGAGTACTCGGTACCGAAACCGTCGATGATCTCGTGGTCGTTGGCCACGAGGTGAAACGGCGTACGCCCCGTCTCGGCAAACGCCGCAATCCAGAAAAGGATGAACGCTACCGGCTGCGACCAGACGATCCAGTTACCGATCCCGCCGGCTTGGTAGTTGTTGATGTCGATGAGCGAGAGCGATCCGACCATCATCAAAGGCGCCAGAAGCGAAAGCCCCGTAATCACTTCGTACGAAATGAAGATCGCCGCACTCCGCGCCGCCGAGATCAGCGACCATTTGTTCGCAGAGGCCATACCCCCAAGCAGCGGGCCGTACAAACCGATCGCCATCACCCCAAGAACGTAGAGAATCCCGACGTTGATGTCGGCAACAATCGGATGAACGGTATAGCCCATAACCGTAAACTGGGGCCAGAACGGAATCGCCGCAGCCGCCATGAATGCGGTAGCCGCGGTGATGACCGGGGCAATTTTAAAAATCGGCTTGACGACGTTTTGGGGAACGATATCCTCTTTCGTGAAGAGTTTGATCCCGTCTGCCATGATCTGAAGCAACCCGTATGGCCCGACGTGCATCGGTCCAAGGCGACGTTGCATGAACGCCAGAACCTTACGCTCGAAATAGGTACCGAACCCTGCAAGCGCGGAAAAAATCAACAAAATGACAACGATTTTGACGATCGTCTCAATAATGAATGCTGCATCCATTGTTTACACCTTTTGAATTGATACACTCGTAAAACGGTAACCGTCAAACAGTGCTTCGGAATTGATCTCTGTGTCAAACGTCGGTAGATACGCGATATCTCCGTCGATTTTGCCGTCACAAATCACGCTTACCTTCAGCTCGCCGCGCGCCGAGCGGAGGGAGACGCGGTCCCCTTCGCCCAGCCCGTTGGCCTCCATGTACGCTTTGGAAGCGTACAGGCCGCCCCGGCTTGAGAGCTGATGGGCCCGAGCCGTGAACGCGGAGAACTGCAATACGGGATTGGCCAGGTAGACGAGGCTTCCCGCCATCGCAGCCCCGGCGTCAAACGGAACGACGCTCTCATCGCCGCTTGTCGATACGGCGATGTTCTCCATAACGTACCCGCGAACCTCTTCCCCGCTGTTGGTGTAATAGTTCGGCAGGGCATCGAATTCAACCGCTTTGAACCCTTTTTCGACCGGGAGCTGTTTCGTGTACTCGACGGTCAATTTCGCATCAAGCCCGAGCGCGTTGGCAACGTCATTGAGGACATACCCTCCGTAGGGCAGCGCAACGTTGGTCGGGTTGACCCGTTTGTCGATTCCGCTCAGAGTCCCCTCTTGCTGGTTCAGTGCCGGCATATCCAGATCGCCGTTCCCCAGCGCACTGAGAGTGAAGTCGCCCGTCGTGTTGTAACCGACGGTGTAGCTGCCGCACTCCGAATCCAGGTCACAGATCATCGCTACGCCCAGCGTATTGGCAAGGTTCGGAATCATCGTCACGCTAAACGGCGTATATTTTTCGATCAACGCAACCAGACGCGCACAGTTGGCGCTGTTGGGATGCGTATACAGGTCAGGACCTACCATCAGAGCGAATTTCTCTTTTTTGGCAAGGTATTTTTCGAGCGTTTCGGCAAATTTGTCTCCGGCGTTGAGCAGCGCGAACAACGCGTTGTCATCCATTTCGACCTCTTTGGAAACCTTTTTCTTGACCGTCTTGGTCACCTCTTCGCTCACCTCTTCCTCGACGCCGGTCTCTTCGTTGAGGACTTTCTTGGTCACCGTTTCGGTCACTTTCTCATCCACCGTCTCTTCGACGCTCACCGTTTTGGTCGAGTGGAATCCCGCCAGATACGAAACGATCCCGGCGGGCATGGCCGATTTGTCGCCGAAAAGGTCGAGGATCAGATACAGTGCCGCCTCTTCCATCATCGGCGCATGCTGGATCTGGGTAACGTTTTTGGACATCTCTTGGATGACCGGATCGGCGATCGGGTGGAAATACAGCCCCGCACCCTTATTCATCGACAACGCGTTGTTCATCGCGAAACGGGCGTTGGGGTTGTCGGTTTTGAGCGCGCTCCCGATCGAGACAACGAAATCGGCTTCGTGAACCTGTTTCAGATCGCCGCCGTAGAGGCTTTTGCCGCTGATCGTACCGTAGGCGTTCAGGAAGTTCTTAAATACGCGCGCTTCTTCATTGATGAGGCGATAGCCGTATTTGGCTTTGAGCTTCTGAAGGATCAATGCTTCCTCATTGGTGATCGTCGAGGTAAAGCGGATCGTATCGGCTTTTTTGAACGCTGCGATCGCCGCTTCGAAT from Campylobacterota bacterium harbors:
- the nuoK gene encoding NADH-quinone oxidoreductase subunit NuoK, which encodes MEITLTHYLVLSTVLFAIGLIGVMRRKNLLMLFFATEILLNATNIAFAAISHYIGDLSGQMFAFFIIAIAASEVAVGLGLLIVWYKRTGKIDLDQMTSMRG
- a CDS encoding NADH-quinone oxidoreductase subunit J, which codes for MFEAIAFYLFAALTIVMFTITVMTSQALYAITAMAAGMIFISAFFFILGADFLGAIQIIVYTGAVMALYAFGMMFFDTTRNVVEKRTNPQIVFVLGVLAAVLVVAIFVAPIVSNNIQALYPINPEVGNSQAVGMVLFTKYLVPFEVAAVMLLVAMIAGIVLAGKKMDKSLTLMAEEEIEMMHASNPTHQERGEH
- the nuoI gene encoding NADH-quinone oxidoreductase subunit NuoI; the protein is MHHGHEEIFTDRNVSEKSAYYYVDIESYPESGWDKFKQVVRRTFSGELFVGLWVVLREMIKFDIHTVQYPKEKLPIGPRYRAVHKLLRLWESGYERCIGCGLCEKICISDCIRMDTRIDENSRKEVTEYSINLGRCIFCGYCAEVCPELAIVHGPRYENASEQRAHFVIKDDMLTPLDLLKAGAQEEYPGFGAVIPGSDASVKKTPLAY
- the nuoH gene encoding NADH-quinone oxidoreductase subunit NuoH, which encodes MDAAFIIETIVKIVVILLIFSALAGFGTYFERKVLAFMQRRLGPMHVGPYGLLQIMADGIKLFTKEDIVPQNVVKPIFKIAPVITAATAFMAAAAIPFWPQFTVMGYTVHPIVADINVGILYVLGVMAIGLYGPLLGGMASANKWSLISAARSAAIFISYEVITGLSLLAPLMMVGSLSLIDINNYQAGGIGNWIVWSQPVAFILFWIAAFAETGRTPFHLVANDHEIIDGFGTEYSGMRWGLFFIGEYANMFFISFVMAIIFLGGFGDGTIAGAVQLILKVAFFFFFFLWTRAAWPDVRPDQLMWLCWKVLMPIAVLNVIVTGIVMMF
- a CDS encoding NADH-quinone oxidoreductase subunit G, with the translated sequence MSDITITIDGRTVQTQEGEYILNAARANGIFIPAICYLTRCSPTLACRICLVEADGKQVYACNAKAKEGMNITTTTPNIELERRAIMEVYDVNHPLECGVCDQSGECELQNYTLEVGVDSQTYAIKDTHKPAQDWGFIHYDPALCIMCERCITVCKDMIGDAALSTVARGSDAIDPAFKESMPKDAYAMWNKLNKSLIAPNGGDTLDCTDCGECSAVCPVGALVSSDYQYTSNAWEHKQIPATCAHCSAGCQLSYDIKHTSIENTEPKIYRVKNEWNYVSLCGAGRYGYDFENRGVVKNPAAFEAAIAAFKKADTIRFTSTITNEEALILQKLKAKYGYRLINEEARVFKNFLNAYGTISGKSLYGGDLKQVHEADFVVSIGSALKTDNPNARFAMNNALSMNKGAGLYFHPIADPVIQEMSKNVTQIQHAPMMEEAALYLILDLFGDKSAMPAGIVSYLAGFHSTKTVSVEETVDEKVTETVTKKVLNEETGVEEEVSEEVTKTVKKKVSKEVEMDDNALFALLNAGDKFAETLEKYLAKKEKFALMVGPDLYTHPNSANCARLVALIEKYTPFSVTMIPNLANTLGVAMICDLDSECGSYTVGYNTTGDFTLSALGNGDLDMPALNQQEGTLSGIDKRVNPTNVALPYGGYVLNDVANALGLDAKLTVEYTKQLPVEKGFKAVEFDALPNYYTNSGEEVRGYVMENIAVSTSGDESVVPFDAGAAMAGSLVYLANPVLQFSAFTARAHQLSSRGGLYASKAYMEANGLGEGDRVSLRSARGELKVSVICDGKIDGDIAYLPTFDTEINSEALFDGYRFTSVSIQKV